From Anomalospiza imberbis isolate Cuckoo-Finch-1a 21T00152 chromosome 14, ASM3175350v1, whole genome shotgun sequence, a single genomic window includes:
- the KIAA1210 gene encoding acrosomal protein KIAA1210 homolog isoform X5, producing the protein MATRPTEVTQSPETGDTVEECTGKKKSKFQTFKNFFAKKKRKEPPPPRGESNLKPCQSSSDVSIAVLNTTALHSPREAGPKGSMGNKALSHDSVFIFESAPGNVTGDVLSQENIPGRVKTLQLQLQQNVKLGSPPLVITGKKLEDAGAVSEDDGLPRSPPEISTLHEVLTDSPNKSSNPVQRHSSLSLGGTDSEDEQIPSGASSRPISPLCSAPPGTPISRGSSFLPVDFTIPASPLGCLDTSAARHRIAINPRKQRGFTSKHQLPLQVEQLANETCLPATPERKGNSTELLESDKLKSDWEGLAAQVGHCAKGGGFKETPGVKTPTDAAPDSCDSTLVVEDPCALLQEDGCLPGAGHHYKGATLLLRPEPSPVNLQEQHSARVLYSADGFAKESKVHPQNTSAEVPELPELQQLEGEAVVSPDIPAADLFSSGVETVGMDVLADVAQSSSVNSVDPSIKAQEKGDPLFSGKEELCFGTSGNHSNLAVSDTALSTPQAAVADSESCSDFNTVADLRSEKSSVAKNNKETCEVMEFQLSKDSVGKKIDSAASVSEAVSVVPCSKLEVCFKAEIAPVSKGNQGSQQANTSCISEKLSIGCLASSSLAGLKSNISSDADSKEYQVSTTASHRKTAEGSQSSDENVKSPLKSASAKPVRFTIAPAWQRSLSGGSNSKEDSYSRSSPTSPIRPEFFEGMTKEHTRFDAVMQESAKANSDRFDRDCKDRDLHLNPFMEWADHETQNFESPFGVRLRRTSSLLKYQNESRVEPPKLIPSAAPVSSSASVKEDQKSMGTGKSPLSLPVNTKSVVKKTDLLEDKNPAKARSEEVAKKQNGYKPSEKVSPYLETASSEPAWVSMAKLKQKGFQDHPLAKEHKDEDKALTKVDQGEVEYQPEMCASEDPLKKNMPSSSQDKKTQTKASVSAAAGKVGPISQEASVVPAVEKEAKHSSNLPMTPCSPAEPPWLSLAKKKAKAWSEMPQIVQ; encoded by the exons ATGGCTACGAGACCCACGGAGGTCACACAATCACCTGAAACTGGAGACACAGTCGAAGAGTGCACAG gaaagaaaaaatccaaatttcagACTTTCAAGAACTTCTTTgccaagaagaaaaggaaagaaccTCCACCTCCCAGGGGAGAGAGTAATTTAAAACCTTGCCAGTCCAGCAGCGATGTCAGCATCGCTGTGCTCAACACTACTGCACTTCATTCACCGAGGGAGGCTGG gCCCAAGGGTAGCATGGGAAACAAAGCCTTGTCCCATGACAGTGTCTTCATTTTTGAGTCTGCACCAGGAAATGTGACAGGTGACGTCTTGTCTCAGGAAAACATACCTGGAAGAGTGAAAACTTTGCAG cttcagctgcagcagaatgTCAAACTTGGATCACCTCCTCTTGTTATAACTGGGAAAAAACTGGAAGATGCAGGTGCTGTTTCTGAAGATGATGGTTTACCTAGAAGCCCTCCAGAAATTTCAACCCTTCATGAAGTTCTGACAGATTCGCCAAACAAG TCCTCCAACCCTGTTCAGCGTCATAGCTCTTTGAGTTTAGGCGGGACAGACAGTGAAGATGAACAG ATTCCTTCTGGAGCTTCCTCCAGGCCCATCAGTCCTTTATGCTCTGCCCCTCCGGGGACCCCCATCTCACGAGGCAGCAGCTTCCTTCCTGTTGATTTTAccatccctgccagccccctTGGCTGCCTGGACACCTCAGCAGCCAGGCACAGGATTGCCATCAACCCTCGGAAACAGAGAGGCTTTACCAGCAAGCATcagctgcccctccag GTGGAGCAGCTGGCAAATGAAACATGTCTTCCTGCAACtccagaaaggaagggaaattcAACAGAATTACTTGAGAGTGACAAACTTAAAAGTGATTGGGAAG GATTAGCAGCCCAGGTGGGACACTGTGCAAAGGGAGGTGGTTTTAAGGAGACACCAGGTGTAAAAACTCCCACTGATGCTGCCCCTGACTCTTGTGATTCCACACTTGTGGTAGAAGACCCCTGTGCTTTGCTGCAAGAGGATGGGTGCCTTCCTGGTGCGGGCCATCACTATAAAGGAGCCACACTTCTCCTGAGGCCTGAGCCTTCTCCAGTGAACCTGCAAGAACAGCACAGTGCAAGAGTGCTGTACTCTGCAGATGGGTTTGCTAAAGAATCAAAAGTACATCCTCAAAATACCAGTGCTGAAGTACCTGAACTTCCAGAATTGCAGCAACTTGAAGGAGAAGCTGTTGTGTCTCCAGACATACCAGCAGCTGACTTGTTTAGCAGTGGTGTGGAAACAGTGGGCATGGATGTGTTGGCAGATGTTGCACAAAGTTCCTCAGTAAATTCTGTGGATCCAAGCATTAAAGCCCAGGAAAAGGGGGATCCACTGTTTAGTGGCAAAGAAGAGCTCTGCTTTGGTACCTCTGGGAATCATTCCAACCTTGCTGTCTCAGATACTGCACTGAGTACTCCACAAGCTGCAGTAGCTGACTCAGAGTCTTGTTCTGACTTCAACACAGTGGCTGATTTGAGGTCTGAAAAGAGTTCAGtagcaaaaaataacaaagaaacTTGTGAAGTTATGGAATTTCAGTTATCCAAGGAcagtgtaggaaaaaaaatagactcTGCTGCATCTGTGTCAGAAGCAGTTAGTGTGGTACCTTGCAGTAAACTGGAAGTatgttttaaagcagaaattgCTCCTGTTTCAAAGGGTAACCAAGGCAGTCAACAGGCCAACACATCATGCATTTCTGAAAAACTTTCCATTGGGTGTCTTGCATCTTCAAGTTTGGCTGGCTTGAAGAGTAATATATCTTCTGATGCTGACAGTAAGGAGTACCAGGTAAGCACtacagcttctcacagaaaaacagcagaagGCAGTCAATCATCAGATGAAAATGTCAAAAGTCCACTGAAGTCTGCTTCTGCTAAACCAGTCAGATTTACCATTGCACCAGCATGGCAAAGGTCTCTCTCAGGGGGTTCAAATTCAAAGGAAGATTCCTATTCCAGAAGTTCTCCAACATCCCCTATAAGACCAGAGTTCTTTGAAGGAATGACAAAAGAACACACACGTTTTGATGCAGTTATGCAGGAATCAGCAAAAGCCAACTCAGATAGATTTGATCGAGATTGTAAGGACAGAGATCTGCATTTGAATCCTTTTATGGAGTGGGCTGACCATGAAACACAAAACTTTGAGAGCCCATTTGGGGTCAGACTAAGAAGAACATCATCTTTACTAAAATACCAGAATGAAAGCCGTGTAGAGCCTCCAAAGCTAAtcccctcagctgctccagttTCTTCTTCTGCTTCAGTCAAGGAGGATCAGAAATCGATGGGCACTGGGAAGTCACCTCTAAGCCTTCCTGTCAACACAAAATCAGTTGTTAAAAAAACAGATCTCCTAGAAGACAAAAATCCTGCCAAGGCAAGATCAGAAGAAGTGGCGAAGAAGCAAAATGGTTATAAACCTTCAG AAAAAGTCTCTCCATATCTGGAAACTGCTTCCTCTGAACCAGCTTGGGTCTCCATGGCAAAGCTGAAACAAAAGGGTTTCCAGGACCATCCGCTTGCCAAAGAACATAAAGATGAAGACAAAGCTTTGACCAAAGTGGATCAAGGGGAGGTAGAGTACCAA CCAGAGATGTGTGCTAGTGAGGACCCTCTGAAGAAGAACATGCCTTCCAGCTCTCAGGAcaagaaaacacaaaccaaggccagtgtgtctgcagcagcag GTAAAGTTGGACCAATTTCTCAGGAAGCATCTGTGGTTCCTGCTGTTGAAAAGGAAGCAAAGCACTCCTCTAACCTGCCAATGACACCCTGCAGTCCTGCTGAACcgccctggctgtccctggccaAGAAGAAAGCCAAAGCATGGAGTGAAATGCCCCAGATCGTACAGTAG
- the KIAA1210 gene encoding acrosomal protein KIAA1210 homolog isoform X4 produces MAGFYGCLKSKNDCIMATRPTEVTQSPETGDTVEECTGKKKSKFQTFKNFFAKKKRKEPPPPRGESNLKPCQSSSDVSIAVLNTTALHSPREAGPKGSMGNKALSHDSVFIFESAPGNVTGDVLSQENIPGRVKTLQLQLQQNVKLGSPPLVITGKKLEDAGAVSEDDGLPRSPPEISTLHEVLTDSPNKSSNPVQRHSSLSLGGTDSEDEQIPSGASSRPISPLCSAPPGTPISRGSSFLPVDFTIPASPLGCLDTSAARHRIAINPRKQRGFTSKHQLPLQVEQLANETCLPATPERKGNSTELLESDKLKSDWEGLAAQVGHCAKGGGFKETPGVKTPTDAAPDSCDSTLVVEDPCALLQEDGCLPGAGHHYKGATLLLRPEPSPVNLQEQHSARVLYSADGFAKESKVHPQNTSAEVPELPELQQLEGEAVVSPDIPAADLFSSGVETVGMDVLADVAQSSSVNSVDPSIKAQEKGDPLFSGKEELCFGTSGNHSNLAVSDTALSTPQAAVADSESCSDFNTVADLRSEKSSVAKNNKETCEVMEFQLSKDSVGKKIDSAASVSEAVSVVPCSKLEVCFKAEIAPVSKGNQGSQQANTSCISEKLSIGCLASSSLAGLKSNISSDADSKEYQVSTTASHRKTAEGSQSSDENVKSPLKSASAKPVRFTIAPAWQRSLSGGSNSKEDSYSRSSPTSPIRPEFFEGMTKEHTRFDAVMQESAKANSDRFDRDCKDRDLHLNPFMEWADHETQNFESPFGVRLRRTSSLLKYQNESRVEPPKLIPSAAPVSSSASVKEDQKSMGTGKSPLSLPVNTKSVVKKTDLLEDKNPAKARSEEVAKKQNGYKPSEKVSPYLETASSEPAWVSMAKLKQKGFQDHPLAKEHKDEDKALTKVDQGEVEYQPEMCASEDPLKKNMPSSSQDKKTQTKASVSAAAGFCWAAASPSLLTQCGAKPQQHSPARYREASPSAVKAHCASWKPLIADTP; encoded by the exons ATGGCTGGGTTCTACGGGTGCCTGAAAAGTAAAAA TGACTGTATAATGGCTACGAGACCCACGGAGGTCACACAATCACCTGAAACTGGAGACACAGTCGAAGAGTGCACAG gaaagaaaaaatccaaatttcagACTTTCAAGAACTTCTTTgccaagaagaaaaggaaagaaccTCCACCTCCCAGGGGAGAGAGTAATTTAAAACCTTGCCAGTCCAGCAGCGATGTCAGCATCGCTGTGCTCAACACTACTGCACTTCATTCACCGAGGGAGGCTGG gCCCAAGGGTAGCATGGGAAACAAAGCCTTGTCCCATGACAGTGTCTTCATTTTTGAGTCTGCACCAGGAAATGTGACAGGTGACGTCTTGTCTCAGGAAAACATACCTGGAAGAGTGAAAACTTTGCAG cttcagctgcagcagaatgTCAAACTTGGATCACCTCCTCTTGTTATAACTGGGAAAAAACTGGAAGATGCAGGTGCTGTTTCTGAAGATGATGGTTTACCTAGAAGCCCTCCAGAAATTTCAACCCTTCATGAAGTTCTGACAGATTCGCCAAACAAG TCCTCCAACCCTGTTCAGCGTCATAGCTCTTTGAGTTTAGGCGGGACAGACAGTGAAGATGAACAG ATTCCTTCTGGAGCTTCCTCCAGGCCCATCAGTCCTTTATGCTCTGCCCCTCCGGGGACCCCCATCTCACGAGGCAGCAGCTTCCTTCCTGTTGATTTTAccatccctgccagccccctTGGCTGCCTGGACACCTCAGCAGCCAGGCACAGGATTGCCATCAACCCTCGGAAACAGAGAGGCTTTACCAGCAAGCATcagctgcccctccag GTGGAGCAGCTGGCAAATGAAACATGTCTTCCTGCAACtccagaaaggaagggaaattcAACAGAATTACTTGAGAGTGACAAACTTAAAAGTGATTGGGAAG GATTAGCAGCCCAGGTGGGACACTGTGCAAAGGGAGGTGGTTTTAAGGAGACACCAGGTGTAAAAACTCCCACTGATGCTGCCCCTGACTCTTGTGATTCCACACTTGTGGTAGAAGACCCCTGTGCTTTGCTGCAAGAGGATGGGTGCCTTCCTGGTGCGGGCCATCACTATAAAGGAGCCACACTTCTCCTGAGGCCTGAGCCTTCTCCAGTGAACCTGCAAGAACAGCACAGTGCAAGAGTGCTGTACTCTGCAGATGGGTTTGCTAAAGAATCAAAAGTACATCCTCAAAATACCAGTGCTGAAGTACCTGAACTTCCAGAATTGCAGCAACTTGAAGGAGAAGCTGTTGTGTCTCCAGACATACCAGCAGCTGACTTGTTTAGCAGTGGTGTGGAAACAGTGGGCATGGATGTGTTGGCAGATGTTGCACAAAGTTCCTCAGTAAATTCTGTGGATCCAAGCATTAAAGCCCAGGAAAAGGGGGATCCACTGTTTAGTGGCAAAGAAGAGCTCTGCTTTGGTACCTCTGGGAATCATTCCAACCTTGCTGTCTCAGATACTGCACTGAGTACTCCACAAGCTGCAGTAGCTGACTCAGAGTCTTGTTCTGACTTCAACACAGTGGCTGATTTGAGGTCTGAAAAGAGTTCAGtagcaaaaaataacaaagaaacTTGTGAAGTTATGGAATTTCAGTTATCCAAGGAcagtgtaggaaaaaaaatagactcTGCTGCATCTGTGTCAGAAGCAGTTAGTGTGGTACCTTGCAGTAAACTGGAAGTatgttttaaagcagaaattgCTCCTGTTTCAAAGGGTAACCAAGGCAGTCAACAGGCCAACACATCATGCATTTCTGAAAAACTTTCCATTGGGTGTCTTGCATCTTCAAGTTTGGCTGGCTTGAAGAGTAATATATCTTCTGATGCTGACAGTAAGGAGTACCAGGTAAGCACtacagcttctcacagaaaaacagcagaagGCAGTCAATCATCAGATGAAAATGTCAAAAGTCCACTGAAGTCTGCTTCTGCTAAACCAGTCAGATTTACCATTGCACCAGCATGGCAAAGGTCTCTCTCAGGGGGTTCAAATTCAAAGGAAGATTCCTATTCCAGAAGTTCTCCAACATCCCCTATAAGACCAGAGTTCTTTGAAGGAATGACAAAAGAACACACACGTTTTGATGCAGTTATGCAGGAATCAGCAAAAGCCAACTCAGATAGATTTGATCGAGATTGTAAGGACAGAGATCTGCATTTGAATCCTTTTATGGAGTGGGCTGACCATGAAACACAAAACTTTGAGAGCCCATTTGGGGTCAGACTAAGAAGAACATCATCTTTACTAAAATACCAGAATGAAAGCCGTGTAGAGCCTCCAAAGCTAAtcccctcagctgctccagttTCTTCTTCTGCTTCAGTCAAGGAGGATCAGAAATCGATGGGCACTGGGAAGTCACCTCTAAGCCTTCCTGTCAACACAAAATCAGTTGTTAAAAAAACAGATCTCCTAGAAGACAAAAATCCTGCCAAGGCAAGATCAGAAGAAGTGGCGAAGAAGCAAAATGGTTATAAACCTTCAG AAAAAGTCTCTCCATATCTGGAAACTGCTTCCTCTGAACCAGCTTGGGTCTCCATGGCAAAGCTGAAACAAAAGGGTTTCCAGGACCATCCGCTTGCCAAAGAACATAAAGATGAAGACAAAGCTTTGACCAAAGTGGATCAAGGGGAGGTAGAGTACCAA CCAGAGATGTGTGCTAGTGAGGACCCTCTGAAGAAGAACATGCCTTCCAGCTCTCAGGAcaagaaaacacaaaccaaggccagtgtgtctgcagcagcag GcttctgctgggctgcagcttctccctccctgcttACTCAGTGTGGTGCCAAACCTCAGCAACACTCTCCAGCTAGATACAGAGAAGCCAGTCCTTCAGCTGTAAAAGCACATTGTGCTAGCTGGAAGCCATTGATTGCAGATACTCCCTAA